From the genome of Lotus japonicus ecotype B-129 chromosome 6, LjGifu_v1.2, one region includes:
- the LOC130724133 gene encoding uncharacterized protein LOC130724133: MDHILSANFEAYESAFAVVSRPYEMTASVAEFFATRFDVELSNRWLLFDPVGNRHSVQFIKCPVKPQISTGWFEIRHFYGLEGVRWCILRYKGGSMFDLFVYGRNSQEIDYHRGPRSKHLEYPPMLEPIVTNVPEWRFYPCYFTVQLTESQSKGSQLNVPKHIAYYLRNSDVFHWILRGPSGIQVLCSILAPERFNYAKIGRGWKLFCELHSIHTGQVVSLLFSTEDIKLVDVIIHPYQV, from the exons ATGGACCACATTCTGTCGGCGAATTTTGAAGCGTATGAGTCTGCATTTGCTGTTGTCAGTCGTCCTTACGAG ATGACTGCTTCTGTGGCAGAATTTTTCGCAACAAGGTTTGATGTTGAACTTAGTAACAGGTGGTTGTTATTTGACCCTGTTGGTAATAGGCATTCTGTCCAATTTATTAAGTGTCCTGTTAAGCCACAAATTTCAACTGGGTGGTTTGAAATCCGTCATTTTTATGGATTGGAGGGGGTGAGATGGTGTATTTTGAGATATAAAGGAGGGTCTATGTTCGATCTATTTGTTTACGGTAGAAATTCACAAGAGATAGACTACCACAGAGGGCCTCGATCCAAACACTTAGAGTATCCCCCTATGTTAGAGCCCATTGTAACAAATGTGCCAGAATGGAGATTTTATCCATGTTATTTCACAGTGCAACTTACGGAAAGCCAGTCAAAAGGAAGCCAGTTG AATGTTCCTAAGCACATTGCTTACTACCTTCGTAACTCTGATGTTTTCCACTGGATTCTAAGAGGGCCATCTGGCATTCAAGTGTTATGTAGCATACTTGCACCAGAACGATTCAACTACGCTAAGATCGGTAGAGGTTGGAAACTCTTCTGTGAACTGCATTCTATACATACTGGACAAGTGGTATCTCTTCTTTTTTCAACCGAAGATATCAAACTGGTGGATGTTATTATCCACCCATATCAAGTGTAA